A portion of the Macaca thibetana thibetana isolate TM-01 chromosome 9, ASM2454274v1, whole genome shotgun sequence genome contains these proteins:
- the HMX3 gene encoding homeobox protein HMX3, which yields MPEPGPDAPGTASAQPPPPPPPPPAPKESPFSIKNLLNGDHHRPPPKPQPPPRTLFAPASAAAAAAAAAAAAAKGALEGATGFALSQVGDLAFPRFEIPAQRFALPAHYLERSPAWWYPYTLTPAGGHLSRPEASEKALLRDSSPASGTDRDSPEPLLKADPDHKELDSKSPDEIILEESDSEESKKEGEAAPGTAGVGVGAAAATPGAEDWKKGAESPEKKPACRKKKTRTVFSRSQVFQLESTFDMKRYLSSSERAGLAASLHLTETQVKIWFQNRRNKWKRQLAAELEAANLSHAAAQRIVRVPILYHENSAAEGAAAAAAGAPVPVSQPLLTFPHPVYYSHPVVSSVPLLRPV from the exons ATGCCGGAACCCGGGCCGGACGCTCCCGGCACCGCCAGCGCAcagcccccgccgccgccgcccccacCACCCGCTCCCAAGGAGTCCCCGTTCTCCATCAAGAACCTGCTCAACGGAGACCACCACCGGCCGCCCCCTAAGCCGCAGCCGCCCCCACGGACACTCTTCGCGCCGGCCTcggctgccgccgccgccgccgctgccgccgccgcggCGGCCAAGGGGGCCCTGGAGGGCGCCACGGGCTTCGCGCTCTCGCAGGTGGGCGACCTGGCTTTCCCCCGCTTTGAGATCCCGGCGCAGAGGTTTGCCCTGCCCGCGCACTACCTGGAGCGCTCCCCAGCCTGGTGGTACCCCTACACCCTGACCCCCGCCGGCGGCCACCTCTCGCGACCTGAAG CCTCGGAGAAGGCCCTCCTGCGAGACTCCTCCCCCGCCTCGGGCACCGACCGCGACTCCCCGGAGCCACTGCTCAAGGCCGACCCCGACCACAAGGAGCTGGACTCCAAGAGCCCGGACGAGATCATTCTGGAGGAGAGCGACTCCGAGGAAAGCAAGAAGGAAGGCGAAGCGGCGCCAGGCACGGCCGGGGTGGGCGTAGGGGCGGCGGCGGCGACTCCGGGCGCAGAGGACTGGAAGAAGGGCGCCGAGAGTCCGGAGAAGAAGCCGGCGTGCCGCAAGAAGAAGACGCGCACTGTCTTCTCGCGCAGCCAGGTCTTCCAGCTCGAGTCCACCTTCGACATGAAGCGCTACCTGAGCAGCTCAGAGCGAGCCGGCCTGGCCGCGTCTCTGCACCTTACCGAGACGCAGGTCAAGATCTGGTTCCAGAACCGCCGCAACAAGTGGAAGCGGCAGCTGGCGGCGGAGCTGGAGGCGGCCAACCTGAGCCACGCCGCGGCGCAGCGCATCGTGCGGGTGCCCATCCTCTACCACGAGAACTCAGCGGCCGAGGGAGCGGCGGCTGCAGCCGCGGGGGCCCCGGTGCCGGTCAGCCAGCCGCTGCTCACCTTCCCACACCCCGTCTACTACTCGCACCCGGTGGTCTCTTCCGTGCCGCTGCTACGGCCAGTCTGA